The following proteins are encoded in a genomic region of Pelodictyon phaeoclathratiforme BU-1:
- a CDS encoding DUF1566 domain-containing protein: MTLFNKVFGKKSSSEPLVKIGSQYGGGIVFYVDHTGRHGLIAAKSDMEGSSPGIAAMKGLSEGLFNWPDAIAACRNSENGGFRDWFLPDKEQLNHLFMHKREVGGFVHDSANYWSSSENPDGGGWIKAGIWIKDFNSFGCQSAEPKEAYNRVRTIRAF; this comes from the coding sequence ATGACCTTGTTCAACAAAGTCTTCGGAAAAAAATCATCCTCAGAGCCACTTGTCAAGATAGGCTCTCAATATGGTGGTGGCATTGTCTTTTATGTTGATCATACCGGACGGCATGGTTTGATTGCCGCCAAATCGGACATGGAGGGCTCCTCTCCGGGCATAGCCGCCATGAAAGGGTTGTCTGAAGGTTTGTTTAACTGGCCTGATGCCATTGCGGCGTGCAGAAATTCTGAAAATGGCGGTTTCCGCGACTGGTTTTTGCCTGACAAGGAACAGTTAAACCACCTTTTTATGCATAAACGGGAAGTCGGCGGTTTTGTGCATGATTCAGCCAACTACTGGAGCTCCTCGGAAAATCCTGATGGAGGGGGCTGGATAAAAGCCGGAATCTGGATAAAGGATTTCAACTCTTTCGGCTGCCAGAGCGCCGAACCCAAAGAGGCCTACAACCGTGTGCGCACCATCCGGGCATTTTGA
- a CDS encoding helix-turn-helix domain-containing protein, whose translation MKKIVPLLLTAGMTQKELARQAHTSQAAISRLESGTYRNVSLAFLRRVRAVLGVKPHVSFQ comes from the coding sequence ATGAAAAAAATTGTTCCTCTCCTCTTAACTGCCGGTATGACTCAAAAAGAGCTTGCGCGTCAGGCACATACGTCACAGGCTGCGATTTCCCGCCTGGAATCAGGCACGTACAGAAACGTCAGTCTGGCCTTTCTGCGCCGTGTCAGAGCTGTTTTGGGAGTCAAGCCACACGTTAGTTTTCAGTAG
- a CDS encoding type II toxin-antitoxin system VapC family toxin, with protein sequence MTEHIFVDTSALIALGNKRDAFHFQAIGINDKLSRSNITFVTTSAILLEFGNAFSTVTLKPFAIKLIDAIRQSKKWTSILVDENIISRSFELYRQMMDKEWGLVDCASIHVAKNMGIKDIFSTDHHFEQAGFQILLKRPA encoded by the coding sequence ATGACGGAGCATATTTTCGTTGATACATCAGCATTGATTGCCCTGGGTAATAAACGAGATGCTTTTCATTTTCAGGCCATTGGCATCAATGATAAATTGAGCAGGTCAAACATTACATTTGTAACAACAAGTGCAATTTTGCTTGAATTTGGAAATGCTTTCAGTACGGTTACTCTGAAACCTTTTGCAATCAAGTTGATTGATGCAATAAGACAATCAAAAAAATGGACAAGCATCCTTGTTGATGAAAATATTATCAGCAGAAGTTTTGAACTGTATAGACAAATGATGGATAAAGAATGGGGTTTGGTTGATTGTGCAAGTATTCATGTGGCGAAGAATATGGGAATAAAGGATATTTTCAGTACTGATCATCATTTTGAACAGGCAGGGTTCCAGATTTTGTTAAAACGGCCTGCATAG
- a CDS encoding DUF5763 domain-containing protein, producing MQCQGFTKSGKPCRNQATANGYCHLHVGVPTRQARRREFERNYSAMTPEERSSHDSVVTGCILVILALALLYGAITGDWSGIGKWLSR from the coding sequence ATGCAGTGTCAGGGATTCACAAAGTCAGGCAAGCCATGCCGTAATCAAGCGACAGCAAATGGCTACTGTCATCTTCATGTTGGAGTTCCAACGCGTCAAGCGAGAAGAAGAGAATTTGAGAGAAACTACTCGGCCATGACACCAGAGGAGCGTTCGTCTCATGATTCAGTTGTAACCGGCTGTATTCTGGTGATTCTGGCTTTGGCTTTATTGTATGGCGCGATTACAGGAGATTGGAGCGGTATTGGAAAATGGTTGAGTAGATAA